In Siniperca chuatsi isolate FFG_IHB_CAS linkage group LG16, ASM2008510v1, whole genome shotgun sequence, the following proteins share a genomic window:
- the LOC122863063 gene encoding uncharacterized protein LOC122863063 isoform X10 encodes MAEFKWISLFLIAALQFTAAAERLPLSFTVRVGDEVTLPCENVTDSQQKCDGTTWLFVGSGNTATVTLFEHGQIGERAKAQSDRLSVTASCSLVIKKVTVEDVGRYSCRQLRSGRQQAPDSQVHLSVVTMTEHKDPDKVKLYCSVSTHERCGHTVKWLYAGKDVAKDNKDLVTSQSLCRASVSFLTSHYSHTSRSNFITCEVTDGNKEQLFPFRLRPSGEKPGEDTTTATTESTTTTENSRKAACTDCSALNYIMLVMRVAELLLITAITVLLIRARGFKLSKKPNSEAFWSSSQSGE; translated from the exons ATGGCTGAGTTCAAAtggatttctttatttcttataGCGGCGCTTCAGTTTACAG cagcagctgaaagacTTCCCCTCTCCTTCACTGTCAGAGTTGGAGATGAAGTCACTTTGccttgtgaaaatgtgacagaCAGTCAGCAAAAATGTGACGGTACTACATGGCTCTTTGTTGGTTCAGGAAACACAGCAACAGTAACGCTGTTTGAACATGGGCAGATTGGTGAAAGAGCCAAAGCTCAATCAGACAGACTGAGTGTTACAGCGAGCTGTTCTCTGGTTATAAAGAAGGTCACAGTCGAGGATGTTGGTCGTTACTCCTGCAGACAGCTCAGATCAGGACGACAACAAGCTCCAGACTCTCAGGTTCATCTGTCTGTTGTTACCA tGACTGAACATAAGGACCCTGATAAGGTGAAGTTATACTGCTCTGTGTCGACACATGAACGATGTGGACACACAGTGAAGTGGCTGTATGCGGGTAAAGATGTGGCTAAAGATAACAAAGACTTGGTGACATCACAGTCTCTCTGCAGAGCCTCTGTGAGCTTCCTGACTTCTCATTACAGTCACACATCAAGGTCTAACTTCATTACATGTGAAGTGACTGATGGTAACAAAGAGCAGCTGTTTCCCTTCAGACTTCGGCCCTCAGGTGAGAAACCAG GTGAggacacaacaacagcaacaactgaatcaacaacaacaactgaaaacagcagaaaagcaG CTTGTACAGATTGTTCTGCTCTGAACTACATAATGTTGGTTATGCGTGTGGCTGAACTCCTCCTAATCACTGCGATTACTGTTCTTCTCATCAGAGCTCGAG gttttAAACTCAGTAAGAAGCCGAACAGTGAAGCGTTCTGGTCCAGCAGCCAGTCAG gtgaatga
- the LOC122863063 gene encoding uncharacterized protein LOC122863063 isoform X8, producing MAEFKWISLFLIAALQFTAAAERLPLSFTVRVGDEVTLPCENVTDSQQKCDGTTWLFVGSGNTATVTLFEHGQIGERAKAQSDRLSVTASCSLVIKKVTVEDVGRYSCRQLRSGRQQAPDSQVHLSVVTMTEHKDPDKVKLYCSVSTHERCGHTVKWLYAGKDVAKDNKDLVTSQSLCRASVSFLTSHYSHTSRSNFITCEVTDGNKEQLFPFRLRPSGEKPGEDTTTATTESTTTTENSRKAACTDCSALNYIMLVMRVAELLLITAITVLLIRARGNQRPPDDNTDCECLPVCVCAGFKLSKKPNSEAFWSSSQSGE from the exons ATGGCTGAGTTCAAAtggatttctttatttcttataGCGGCGCTTCAGTTTACAG cagcagctgaaagacTTCCCCTCTCCTTCACTGTCAGAGTTGGAGATGAAGTCACTTTGccttgtgaaaatgtgacagaCAGTCAGCAAAAATGTGACGGTACTACATGGCTCTTTGTTGGTTCAGGAAACACAGCAACAGTAACGCTGTTTGAACATGGGCAGATTGGTGAAAGAGCCAAAGCTCAATCAGACAGACTGAGTGTTACAGCGAGCTGTTCTCTGGTTATAAAGAAGGTCACAGTCGAGGATGTTGGTCGTTACTCCTGCAGACAGCTCAGATCAGGACGACAACAAGCTCCAGACTCTCAGGTTCATCTGTCTGTTGTTACCA tGACTGAACATAAGGACCCTGATAAGGTGAAGTTATACTGCTCTGTGTCGACACATGAACGATGTGGACACACAGTGAAGTGGCTGTATGCGGGTAAAGATGTGGCTAAAGATAACAAAGACTTGGTGACATCACAGTCTCTCTGCAGAGCCTCTGTGAGCTTCCTGACTTCTCATTACAGTCACACATCAAGGTCTAACTTCATTACATGTGAAGTGACTGATGGTAACAAAGAGCAGCTGTTTCCCTTCAGACTTCGGCCCTCAGGTGAGAAACCAG GTGAggacacaacaacagcaacaactgaatcaacaacaacaactgaaaacagcagaaaagcaG CTTGTACAGATTGTTCTGCTCTGAACTACATAATGTTGGTTATGCGTGTGGCTGAACTCCTCCTAATCACTGCGATTACTGTTCTTCTCATCAGAGCTCGAG GGAACCAGAGACCACCTGACGACAACACT GACTGTGAATGTctccctgtttgtgtttgtgcaggttttAAACTCAGTAAGAAGCCGAACAGTGAAGCGTTCTGGTCCAGCAGCCAGTCAG gtgaatga